Proteins from a genomic interval of Rhodococcoides fascians A25f:
- a CDS encoding SDR family NAD(P)-dependent oxidoreductase, producing MSLLSRTVDTILDRAIVPGYSRIGATVRRRFWAADPTPFPSPIDMVVTGASSGLGAATAKELARLGARVHLVGRSADRLESAAAAIRTEVPDASLVVHECDISDLDSVAALIAALASELTSVHALVHCAGVMPDGRQLSAQGHESAFATHVLGPVALTVGLRELFDAGSRVVFVSSGGMYAVPLQNSDFEYENGKYSGMTAYARTKRMQVVVAEQLAERFSLEDDPVVHSMHPGWASTHGVTGSMPLFGSVMKPILRSADDGADTIVWLVAADPALTSTGTFWHDRAPRPTHYPSWRGDSPRVRDALWASVVEATGIEIEPAAGDSQTE from the coding sequence ATGTCATTGCTGAGCCGCACGGTGGACACGATCCTCGACAGAGCAATCGTTCCCGGATACTCCCGCATCGGTGCCACGGTGCGTCGCCGGTTCTGGGCCGCGGATCCGACGCCGTTCCCCTCCCCCATAGACATGGTGGTGACCGGCGCGTCGTCCGGTTTGGGAGCCGCCACTGCGAAAGAACTCGCGCGGCTCGGGGCACGGGTGCACCTGGTCGGCCGATCCGCCGACCGACTCGAGTCCGCCGCCGCGGCCATCAGAACCGAGGTGCCCGACGCCTCTCTCGTAGTGCACGAGTGCGACATCAGCGATCTCGATTCCGTGGCGGCGTTGATCGCGGCTCTGGCGTCCGAACTCACGTCGGTACATGCACTGGTGCACTGCGCCGGGGTGATGCCGGATGGACGGCAACTCTCTGCGCAGGGACACGAATCCGCTTTCGCCACCCATGTTCTCGGACCGGTCGCGTTGACCGTGGGATTGCGAGAGCTGTTCGACGCCGGATCGCGAGTTGTGTTCGTCTCGAGCGGCGGCATGTATGCGGTGCCCTTGCAGAACTCGGACTTCGAGTACGAGAACGGCAAGTACTCCGGTATGACGGCGTACGCGCGCACGAAGCGCATGCAGGTGGTGGTGGCCGAGCAACTGGCCGAACGCTTTTCGCTCGAAGACGATCCGGTGGTGCACAGCATGCACCCGGGCTGGGCGTCGACTCACGGGGTCACCGGCTCCATGCCACTGTTCGGTTCGGTGATGAAGCCGATTCTTCGCAGCGCCGACGACGGAGCCGATACCATCGTCTGGCTCGTGGCAGCCGATCCCGCGTTGACCAGCACCGGCACATTCTGGCACGACCGCGCGCCGCGCCCGACTCATTACCCTTCCTGGCGCGGAGATTCACCTCGCGTGCGAGATGCTTTGTGGGCCAGCGTGGTCGAGGCAACGGGAATCGAGATCGAACCCGCGGCCGGTGACTCACAGACCGAGTAG
- a CDS encoding FAD-binding oxidoreductase: MSLVEQLSNSLPADRVVVDPDVIASYQHDEAEWAPFAVPVAVVRPRSAEEVQAVVRACLAHGAPVVTRGAGTGLSGGANATEGCVVVALDGMDAIKEIDQLERYAVVEPGVVNDHLRAAVAEHGLWYPPDPASAPWSTIGGNVATNAGGLCCVKYGVTRDYVMGMQVVTGTGELVRLGRKTAKGVAGYDLAGLMVGSEGTLGIITEVTLKLRPLQDPQRTVAGYFDSIVDAGRAVAAVAAAGLTPSALELIDKQCLIAVDAWKNMGLSVEANVVLLGRIDDPGLIGDQEAEKMLSCFDEAGATWSAVSTDQEEADALFAARRLAYPAMERLGPVLTEDVCVPKKHVPEMLSRIEQIGLRYETTIANIAHAGDGNLHPLLITPHDDLPARERAQAAFAEIIDAALELGGTVTGEHGVGLLKMDGLVQELDPVVLDMHRAVKKALDPHGILNPGKVFAP, from the coding sequence ATGTCGCTCGTCGAACAGTTGTCGAATTCTCTCCCCGCGGACCGCGTCGTCGTCGATCCCGACGTCATCGCGTCGTACCAGCACGACGAAGCGGAATGGGCACCGTTTGCGGTGCCAGTTGCCGTCGTGCGGCCCCGCAGCGCCGAAGAAGTGCAGGCTGTCGTTCGTGCATGCCTGGCCCATGGCGCACCCGTCGTCACTCGCGGGGCGGGCACCGGACTGTCCGGGGGCGCGAACGCCACCGAGGGATGCGTTGTAGTCGCCCTCGACGGCATGGATGCGATCAAGGAGATCGACCAGCTCGAGCGATACGCCGTCGTGGAGCCGGGAGTGGTCAACGATCACCTGCGAGCAGCGGTCGCCGAGCACGGTCTCTGGTACCCGCCGGATCCGGCCAGTGCACCGTGGTCGACCATCGGCGGCAACGTTGCCACCAACGCGGGCGGGCTGTGCTGTGTGAAGTACGGCGTCACCCGCGATTACGTCATGGGGATGCAGGTGGTCACCGGAACCGGAGAACTGGTGAGGCTCGGGCGCAAAACAGCCAAGGGCGTTGCCGGATACGATCTTGCGGGTCTGATGGTCGGATCGGAAGGCACGCTCGGCATCATCACCGAGGTGACCCTCAAGCTGCGCCCGCTCCAGGATCCGCAGCGGACCGTTGCCGGCTATTTCGATTCGATCGTCGACGCCGGTCGTGCCGTGGCCGCGGTTGCCGCCGCCGGATTGACGCCCTCCGCATTGGAACTGATCGACAAGCAGTGCCTCATCGCAGTCGACGCCTGGAAGAACATGGGCCTGTCGGTCGAGGCGAATGTGGTGTTGCTCGGGCGGATCGACGATCCAGGACTCATCGGAGACCAGGAGGCCGAGAAGATGCTCTCGTGCTTCGACGAGGCGGGGGCCACGTGGTCTGCAGTCTCGACCGATCAGGAGGAGGCGGACGCGCTGTTCGCGGCCCGCCGGTTGGCGTATCCGGCGATGGAGCGACTGGGTCCGGTGTTGACCGAGGACGTGTGTGTACCGAAGAAGCATGTGCCCGAGATGCTTTCCCGTATAGAGCAGATCGGCCTGCGGTACGAGACTACGATCGCCAACATCGCACACGCCGGTGACGGAAACCTGCATCCGTTACTGATCACACCCCACGACGACCTTCCGGCCCGCGAGCGCGCTCAGGCCGCCTTTGCCGAGATCATCGACGCTGCTTTGGAACTCGGCGGCACCGTGACCGGCGAGCACGGAGTGGGGCTACTCAAGATGGACGGTCTGGTGCAAGAACTCGATCCGGTGGTGTTGGACATGCACCGCGCGGTGAAAAAGGCACTGGATCCGCACGGAATCCTCAACCCGGGCAAGGTGTTCGCGCCCTGA
- a CDS encoding helix-turn-helix domain-containing protein: protein MELLLADASIDELEAHRRAHPGAEAHAASRLRALLDQRKQRSTELSALNDIAVRLTTVRDNRILLQEVVDQARTLLGVDLAYMGSVYGNEFVIEVTSGALTPKLVGIRLAQDEGLVGLIVRGASPSWTPDYQSEPAFRHITGADSAARSENMRGLLGVPLRVGDRVIGALFACKRSERDFADSEIALLSALAAHAAIAIENVRAIDKLETLNAELSLRTAELEQTLQWDRTLTQVVLQGGGVRSLVREVAAATERPAYFMADVASVPAALEYTATTVETLVDRCREGADTAVDDAMTAHRVVAAGHFLGVLISVGPEDHQTRLLLDRAAPAIALSLAEERAAAESARRAQDAFLVDLLLHPISSPDDERRQFHRAGLTPDVTYCVAVGQGNASRAEFEAIALPPGSVVAEQGSRVLLVVPARESAAVRRMINTRATVGISEPARGADALATAFREAQQTVDVLTTLGRDGEVSSARGLGIYRILLSHMAREHLDELTEELLGPLMAEQNKRGVPLMETLSVYLAHGRHHSATASSLGVHVNTLYQRLEAIDRLIGTQWRDPDDALDLQVLMRLRRSADLLGL from the coding sequence ATGGAATTGCTGCTGGCCGATGCGTCCATCGACGAACTGGAAGCCCACCGTCGAGCACATCCCGGTGCCGAGGCGCACGCGGCCTCGAGGCTGCGCGCGTTGCTCGATCAGCGCAAACAGCGCAGCACCGAACTCTCGGCGCTCAACGACATCGCGGTGCGCCTGACCACCGTGCGAGACAATCGGATTCTGTTGCAAGAGGTGGTGGACCAGGCGCGCACACTTCTGGGCGTGGATCTGGCCTACATGGGTTCGGTGTACGGGAACGAGTTCGTCATCGAAGTCACCAGCGGTGCACTGACGCCGAAGCTCGTGGGCATCAGGCTCGCGCAGGACGAGGGGCTGGTCGGCCTCATCGTGCGCGGAGCCTCGCCGTCGTGGACTCCCGACTATCAAAGCGAACCTGCCTTTCGGCACATCACCGGAGCCGACAGCGCAGCGCGATCGGAGAACATGCGCGGCTTGCTGGGCGTACCGCTGCGGGTGGGCGACCGTGTGATCGGCGCATTGTTCGCGTGCAAACGGTCGGAGCGGGATTTCGCAGACAGTGAGATCGCTCTGCTGTCGGCACTGGCCGCACACGCGGCCATCGCCATCGAGAACGTTCGAGCGATCGACAAACTCGAAACACTCAACGCCGAGTTATCCCTTCGCACGGCGGAACTGGAACAAACGCTGCAATGGGACCGCACGTTGACCCAGGTCGTGCTCCAAGGGGGCGGGGTGCGGAGCCTGGTTCGGGAGGTAGCTGCGGCCACCGAACGCCCGGCGTATTTCATGGCGGATGTCGCGTCCGTGCCGGCTGCTCTGGAGTACACGGCAACCACAGTCGAGACTCTCGTCGACCGCTGTAGGGAGGGCGCGGATACGGCCGTCGACGACGCGATGACCGCTCACCGGGTGGTAGCAGCGGGCCACTTTCTGGGGGTGCTGATCTCCGTCGGCCCGGAGGACCATCAAACCCGTTTGCTTCTCGATCGGGCCGCGCCGGCCATTGCGCTGTCGTTGGCCGAGGAGCGTGCAGCAGCGGAATCTGCACGCCGCGCGCAGGACGCCTTTCTGGTGGATCTGCTTCTTCATCCCATCTCGTCACCCGATGACGAACGCAGGCAGTTCCACCGTGCCGGACTGACGCCGGACGTGACGTACTGCGTGGCAGTGGGGCAAGGGAATGCGTCGAGAGCCGAGTTCGAAGCCATTGCACTACCTCCGGGATCGGTAGTGGCGGAGCAGGGTTCGAGGGTTCTGCTCGTCGTGCCGGCCCGAGAATCCGCTGCCGTTCGCCGCATGATCAACACCCGTGCGACGGTGGGAATCTCCGAGCCCGCGCGAGGTGCCGACGCCCTGGCAACGGCATTCCGCGAGGCGCAACAAACCGTCGATGTTCTGACGACCCTGGGCAGGGACGGTGAAGTGTCCTCGGCCCGCGGTCTGGGGATCTATCGAATCCTGCTCAGCCACATGGCCCGTGAACACTTGGACGAGCTCACCGAGGAACTGCTCGGCCCCTTGATGGCGGAGCAGAACAAGCGCGGGGTTCCGCTGATGGAGACGCTGTCGGTGTATCTCGCACACGGACGGCACCATTCGGCTACGGCGTCGAGCCTGGGTGTGCACGTCAACACGCTCTACCAACGACTCGAGGCAATCGACCGGCTGATCGGTACACAGTGGCGCGACCCGGACGATGCCCTCGATCTTCAGGTGCTGATGCGGTTGCGCAGATCGGCCGACCTACTCGGTCTGTGA
- a CDS encoding alpha-amylase family protein: MIHPAVSDVTREILAELPAHRRETFELRLEQWFPDLHDAVTAVYPDPDTVAAGLVDIAARAYAARAEDLHRLDQRRLLEPDWFQQPDMFGYACYVDRYGRTLRGVGERLDHLTDLGVTYLHLMPLLQPRPGDNDGGYAVMDYRAVREDLGTNEDLRTLAQTLRQRGISLVVDLVLNHVAREHEWAAKARAGDPKYRDYFLIYPDRTTPDSYERTLPEVFPDFAPGSFTFDDELGEWVWTTFNEWQWDLNWANPAVLQEFASVVLHLANLGVEVLRLDAIAFLWKRLGTNCQNQPEVHAVTQALRATARLAAPATLFKAEAIVGPRDLLPYLGQGRHTGRVSDIAYHNSLMVQVWSMLATGSTALARHALASLPPTPPSGTWVTYVRCHDDIGWAIDDGDAASLGLSGAGHRHFLADWYSGEFEGSWAEGLVFQYNPDTGDRRISGTAAALTGLGPSRLDPDGAFGRIFLAHAIIAGWGGIPVVWSGDELGSPGDPNWADDPAHAEDNRWVHRPRVTDADRAGRFEQGSDAQRVFDGIARIAKVRAGLPMLHAEAPVDVQTESDDGLLVVRRRHPSGTLVGLYNVTADHRPFPHAQLIELGIPAPTEVLSQHDLHVDDTGSVWLPPYAAWWIVDSPLR, translated from the coding sequence ATGATTCACCCCGCCGTCTCCGACGTCACCCGCGAGATCCTCGCCGAACTTCCCGCACACCGACGCGAGACGTTCGAGTTGCGTCTCGAGCAGTGGTTTCCCGATCTGCACGACGCGGTCACCGCCGTCTATCCCGATCCCGACACCGTGGCGGCCGGACTGGTGGACATCGCCGCTCGCGCCTATGCCGCCCGAGCCGAGGATCTGCACAGGCTGGACCAGCGCCGACTGCTCGAGCCCGACTGGTTTCAGCAGCCGGACATGTTCGGCTACGCCTGTTACGTCGACCGGTACGGACGGACGCTGCGCGGGGTGGGTGAGCGGCTCGACCATCTGACCGACCTCGGTGTCACCTACCTGCACCTGATGCCGTTGCTGCAGCCCAGGCCCGGCGACAACGACGGCGGATACGCGGTGATGGACTACCGCGCCGTGCGAGAAGACCTGGGCACCAACGAGGATCTGCGCACCCTCGCGCAGACGCTGCGTCAACGCGGCATCAGCCTGGTGGTCGACCTGGTTCTCAATCACGTTGCTCGCGAGCACGAGTGGGCGGCCAAGGCTCGTGCCGGTGATCCGAAATACCGCGACTACTTCCTGATCTATCCCGATCGGACCACTCCGGACTCGTACGAGCGCACTCTCCCCGAGGTATTTCCCGACTTCGCTCCCGGCAGTTTCACCTTCGACGACGAGCTCGGGGAATGGGTGTGGACGACGTTCAACGAATGGCAGTGGGATCTGAACTGGGCCAATCCTGCTGTGCTGCAGGAGTTCGCGAGCGTGGTGCTGCATCTGGCCAACCTGGGGGTGGAGGTGCTGCGCCTCGATGCCATCGCGTTCCTGTGGAAGCGGCTCGGCACCAACTGCCAGAATCAACCCGAGGTGCATGCGGTCACCCAGGCTCTGCGCGCCACCGCTCGACTGGCTGCTCCGGCCACGTTGTTCAAGGCCGAGGCGATCGTCGGACCCCGCGATCTGCTGCCGTACCTGGGTCAAGGGCGGCACACCGGACGAGTCTCGGACATCGCATACCACAACTCGCTGATGGTGCAGGTCTGGTCGATGTTGGCAACGGGCAGTACGGCTTTGGCGCGTCACGCGTTGGCGTCGCTGCCCCCGACGCCGCCGAGCGGAACCTGGGTGACCTACGTTCGCTGCCACGACGACATCGGCTGGGCAATCGACGACGGCGACGCAGCGTCACTCGGACTTTCGGGCGCAGGGCATCGGCACTTTCTGGCCGACTGGTACTCCGGTGAATTCGAGGGCTCCTGGGCCGAAGGCCTGGTGTTCCAGTACAACCCCGACACCGGCGACCGCCGGATCAGCGGAACCGCGGCCGCGCTCACCGGCCTTGGCCCGTCCCGCCTGGATCCCGACGGCGCGTTCGGGCGAATCTTTCTGGCGCACGCCATCATTGCCGGTTGGGGCGGCATTCCCGTCGTGTGGAGCGGGGACGAGCTCGGCTCCCCGGGAGACCCGAACTGGGCAGATGATCCGGCTCATGCCGAGGACAACAGGTGGGTGCATCGCCCCCGCGTCACCGACGCCGACCGCGCCGGTCGGTTCGAGCAGGGGAGCGACGCGCAGCGGGTGTTCGACGGTATCGCTCGAATCGCGAAGGTGCGCGCCGGTCTGCCGATGCTCCACGCCGAGGCTCCGGTGGACGTGCAGACCGAATCGGACGACGGTCTGCTCGTCGTGCGCAGGCGTCATCCGAGCGGCACCCTGGTCGGCCTCTACAACGTGACGGCCGACCATCGACCCTTTCCCCACGCGCAGCTGATCGAACTCGGCATCCCGGCTCCGACGGAGGTGCTCTCGCAACACGATCTGCACGTCGACGACACCGGATCGGTGTGGTTGCCCCCATACGCGGCGTGGTGGATCGTCGACAGCCCTCTGCGCTAG